GCTCAATGCCCAAACATTCATCATCCAACCACTTCTACATGAATGACGATGGTCCCGAGATGAGAGGCTCCGTCATTTGGCTCAGTTAATCCAAGATGAGAGACTTCATCATTCAACTTGAACAAGTCGACCTAATGCTCTTGCTCATCTCCTCTCGACCCGGACCCAACGCTCTTGCTCATTTTCTTTTGGCTCCGCCGACCCAACGCTCTTGCTTATCTTCTCTCGGCCTTGTCAACCCAAGACTCTTGCCCCAATCTGCTCAGCTCTACCGAACAGACACTCTTGCCTAGTCGACTTAACTCCGTCGAACTGATACTCTTGCCCAGTCGGCTCAGCTCCACCGAACCGACACTCCTGCCCAGTTGGCTCAGCTCCACTGATATGATGCCCCTCAACATGATATGTCAAATCCTCCAGCCCAAGTACCCCGACTGATCAATAGCACGTGAGACAACATAAGAGCTATCATAGCACATGAGAGATCACGTGGGTTGACATAGCACGTGGAATAACATTACGCACATGGCGTGTGATATCTTAATATAGCATGGCCCTCTATAATATAGAATGTGGATGACATGACTGTAGATACAATGTGATGCCTTTCTTATCGGGTATGATATCCCATCAATTAATACCTAGAGGAGAAGAGTATCAGGCAACAGTGATATGAAAGATGCCCGCTCCTATGAGCAAAGATACACATATACACATGCATACATATTCACAAACCATCAATACTCCTCACTTACCGTTCTTCTTCACTTCTCCTTGCTGGAGTTCTAACTTATGTGTCGGAATGGTTAAGTCGTGGCACCTCTAAGCTCCATTATGACTCCATCTCTCTCTTTCTTTAACTTCGCAAACAATTTAGCCCGTCGATCCTTCCTTGGCATTTGATGACTTTATCATCATAGAAGATAGCTATCCGATGACTTACTCATCGATGATCTTAGACAGGAACCTCCTGAATCCGTAAAAACCTTATTTATTGAATTTGCGTGTTGGCATTAAAGAAACTTAAATTTAAGCGATGCATAATTTTGCTTCAGCATTTGCTAAACTTTTGGGTCAAAAGTGGATCCCGAAGCCCAGGGGCCGCCTAATCAAACTCAGATAACTATTTGaccaaaaaattataaatttaaataaaaaaatatttaaaaactaataCATCAAATGACCATTAACAAGCCAAATTAATGATCGTGTTAAAAAAATGTCACTTTGAATGATTAGATTCATCAAATTAATGGTAGCTAAAGCCACCGCTCTAACATTTGACAAGCCACCACTGACGTTGGAGTAGACATGTTCATCCACTAAACCATAGAGTCTCTAATAATACAAATACAAACTACAATTTAGAAGAATACAGAAAAGGAATGAGAAATTAGATGTTTAAATCTCTCGCTTAATAGTAGAAAATATGATGATTATGTTTCTCGATTTCCAGCTCTTTTTCCACAATGTCGCCGACGATTAGCCTTCGACGGGACTATCCGAATCCGCTTAGCCACACGGACGAAATCCCTGCAATTATTGGAAATTTCAAGTcatcaacagaagaactcgagtaATGATCGTAGTAGCCATTGCAGAGGAAGATTAAAGTTTAGTGCAGGCTCACTTCCAGTTTAGATCGCCGGCGAGGAGCAGGTCGTCCTCCATGTCTTCATAGGCCACCACGTGACCCGGTACCGCATTGGCCAGCGCCAGCTCCGCCTCCGCCTCCTCCCCTCCCTCGTCCGAGTCCACGAACATGCGGCGCAGGGCCTTGGCCAAGCTTTCGTAGCTCGTGTGGTCCTCCAGGCAGACGCGGTGGCAGATGGCGCGCCCCTCGAGGACGACAGTCACCGGAGGGACGACCGACGCCACCGTACCGTCGCCCGCCACGGAAAGACTCAACAGCTTGAACGTGGACGTAGCTCTCGGCTGTAGTTGCGGCGACGTCTGAAGCGCCGAGCAGGAGCGATAAAAGGTGTGCAGGTTGCTGGTCCCTTTCTCGTCGACCCACCGCCGCTTGAGCGAGCCGTGATGAAGCTCCACCCCGTCCATTGTCTCCGCCGCTTGGCCCTCGTCtccacctctctctctctctctctctctctctctcgctcgcTCTCTGATTGATTTGGGAAATTGATAGGTCACCGTTAAGGTATATATAATTAAGTGCAACTACCTGTGTGTCCGAAACAGAGTAAACGTGGATAGAGCATGATACCAGAGAGGCTGTGGGCTTATATAAGGCAATGAGAGAATTGGGTTCGCTTGGAAGCACGAAAGGTGTTTGTGCGCTGTCCTCTTCCTAGGGATCGGAGGAAAAGCGTAGAAGAGACGTCGGTGCGTGATTTTCCTTGTTGTAATCCGTGGAGATGGGGTGGTGTAGTCTCGACCGCTGCCTCTGCCGCTGCAGCCGGCGGCCGCCTCGCCGTTTGACTCTCTCATGTTCCTTGGAGTCCGCACTTAATGTGCCTTGCTACTCTGTCTACTCCATGTGATATTGTCTGCCTCGTTCAGTCGTTTGGCATAAAGGAAAATGTGAAATCATGTTTGAGTCAAAATTTGGGTGACCTTATGAAGCCAAAGAATTCCAATCCGCAGTTTAATGTTGTTTTACCGGCGATGAAGTATTGATTTTTATAGTATATTGTTACGGTGAATAAGCCCCCGAAGTTGGGATAGGTGGTGAAATCAGAATTTTAGTTTGGGTgggttaaatttaaaataaattattattttttatatgaaaCATCTTGTTTATAAAAAACTTAATATACCATATTATATAATAAATCTTCGTAtaatgataatattttaataaaatattaataaataattaaaaatataaaaatagattaaaagagtatataaaagaataaatataaagcatcataaatatattaaattaagttcACTGATACTATGTTTTATTTTATAAGATTTctcattaaactcattaatcatGTCCGAAAGCGTGTTGAAAAGTTGGGAGATGGTGATTTCGCTGACTAAACGTGGATTTCATCCCGCTCTATAAAACAAATGACGTCAGTACCGAACCAGGGAAGGGGACCCTGGcattggtcctccgacgctcaagtcggtCACTGGAATATGGAGAAAAATGGAGTAATAGTAGCGGCAgtagtgttggaccccgtgattattttgatgtgatcaaccaaattaggttaGGTGCTGTTTGGTTTAATCCATGTGtcaaagtgtgcaggagcttaggagtacaggaagtcgagcagaagacgcggctagcgagaaggatggcatgagagagagccaacgggctcagtgcgtctgagggacgaggtaccgcgaaagagtacattggtggacgagaagaacatgttaggatcgatgatcgcggctagagaggggggtgtgaatagccgaccccaaatcttcgcgtttcttcctacgattagggttaatgcagcggaaataactaaatagaaacgcaaaaggagaagcaaacctcaacacgaagatgtaacgaggttcggagatgatactcctactcctcggcgtgtccgtaaggtggacgaagcctatcaatccgtcggtggatgagtccccggataaccggctaataaatactccttgtgggtggagaaacctcgccacaaactttgcaacagcaatacaggagtagaaagcagcaagaagcaaagtacaatacaaatgtatgaaacaccttcgcttacttgccttctcttcgactggatgaagcaacagcttcaagcgacgcctacaacagcaggaacccagccgaaaggaagctcacgcgaagcttcaagcagaatcgAGCTCAGCAAACTCAAATCACAGCAgtagaacttgcagcagcaagaagaagaagagcaagaagtagTCCctgcactgtagaagccctcagcctcttatacctgcatccacctgcgaagaagagaagacagaagactagtcgttgtgagccaacggctagtgccagaccgatcaggcatcaccctgatcggtccagggtgatctgatcggtcatggggaccgatcaggctatctgatcggtccccgcaccgatcagcacaccagagttgcccaactctgaacgtccctgatcggtcccggaccgatcagtttcatgccgatcggtcccgcacGATCGAAGCTCACAGAGGCATCGATCGCTTTCGATCGGTCTCGCACCGATCAAGAAACCAtaagatcaccggatcggtcactgatcgatccggtcttggtttttgcccaaaccaagtccaaaccaatatccggtcaacattgatctattggtacatcatgcttagcatccggtcactcccttgacctgctaagactccccaccaagtgaccggtcaatccctttgacccacttggacttttctcttcgtgtcaagtatccggtcactcccttgacctacttgaccttctcaacaccagatgtccgatcacccttgatccatctagatttttccttgcccggcttcactcaccaggactttccaactgcctggtttcactcaccaggactttcaccaactgcctggcttcactaaccaggactttcactttcacctagcttcactcactaggattttcacctggcttcactcaccaggatttcccgactgcctggcttcactcaccaggactttcaggactttccgaactgcctggtttcactcaccaggactttccgaactacctaacatcccagttaggacttcccagtcaagtatccggtcaaccttgacctacttgactcttcttcatccaacctgatcaaaccctgatcagtatctctccgtatggacaactgcacctgcattgtccatgtttacatgtctttctgtattgtcaaacatcgaaaccatgaccaaggtttacacttggtcaactaggtcaaccttgacctactggaaattgcaccaacaatctccccctttttgatctttgacaatacctttaagttaggctaatccaatagcctcaactttcttcatgccactaggtaatgaaacataagttacaaccttacattctccttctaagaagacaacctccttcttagataatgaaggcctaacttaaacccttcattctccccctattggcacacatcaacaaactctccccctgaagagtaagttatcgttgttcacaacttcactcgttgtgatcaataaactctcccactaactccaatgttcttccttgaacattctctagacattcttcccctttttgacacacatcaaaaggagtgaatcaaggtcaagagtttcttcctaatgaaagtctcatacctttcattgaaacccttaatttcccccttgatactaaattcaacaatcaacttagtgataatcccatatcactcatcctcaaaagtTTCGACGAGTAaacactccccctaaaagtcaactcctccttgactaataggtaaaactccccctaaaggtcaactcccccttgaccattgcaccaacaatgtcttggagagtttcaaacctttagaaatccaaaacaccaactcccagctgaaattttaGACAAAACAGccgaaaatcagcaagttggcacgcgctgatcggtccccagaccgatcagccttcactggatcggtcaccagaccgatccaaactctcctggatcggtcctagtgaccgatccacatagacctggaccgatcaggtagcctcctgatcggtccacgacctctgatttctgatttctgaatttttcttctcccgaaatttagaaacctctagaaaatcacagaaaattccaaaaattatgaaattttgaggatacattcctcataacatatactatcatggaaaaatagttttctaagaaaataacttccatttctcaatcttgatacaaagttcaaaagtctttgaaatagctcaaagctaacttatctttgtatcaacttgttcaatgatgaatgctatcactagaaaagcttcatcaaggtttttcaaatcaattttgaaatgattttaaaccatttaattttggaccacaatctttgggctagatgtacatgactgtacataagctttccctatgatccccaatttcgaattaggttcatctaggtacaagaactatgcaccttgatcctaaatcataatcctaatatctcacacacatctaaggtgtatcaaacacatccatgtcaattttgatgtgagatatgggtttaggtcatcttaggctaagttctcatatattttctaaacaacaatttgatctccatatcaaaatgtgcttttatccttaaatcaatttcattgattattaatgcaagagatgatgacatggtatgaaataatatcataaatgaaaatatgtgccaatgtcatgatgtcatgacataaagtatgaaacttaactaaagcatgacatataaagaacctaagctttatcatgacatatcaaatgataaaattaaacatgatgtcatgacatgtgagggcaaacaatcatggcaagatttagcatgaataagacatacctagattacctatctaagtatccttagccttagctaatacttaagctttaacccttaattgccctaatatgccaaaatcctaattttgacacttcttgaactctagattcatctatgctacttaaagatcaaatttatcctcaaatcttggcatgtttcatttttcctcaagagttctctagattttcccaaattgtgccaattgaaattaacatcatcattttccatgatggcacattttactcttccaaggagtaaatattaatgattgttccatttcattttcaaaggttcccaaaaaccttaaaaatgctccttgagtgtcaatttcctcaaagttgggttaactacccttctaatcggagttgacactctctaacccatct
This genomic stretch from Zingiber officinale cultivar Zhangliang chromosome 7A, Zo_v1.1, whole genome shotgun sequence harbors:
- the LOC121999878 gene encoding auxin-responsive protein IAA33-like; translation: MDGVELHHGSLKRRWVDEKGTSNLHTFYRSCSALQTSPQLQPRATSTFKLLSLSVAGDGTVASVVPPVTVVLEGRAICHRVCLEDHTSYESLAKALRRMFVDSDEGGEEAEAELALANAVPGHVVAYEDMEDDLLLAGDLNWKDFVRVAKRIRIVPSKANRRRHCGKRAGNRET